A DNA window from Delphinus delphis chromosome 6, mDelDel1.2, whole genome shotgun sequence contains the following coding sequences:
- the PGAP4 gene encoding post-GPI attachment to proteins factor 4, which translates to MSTSSSPAAMLLRRLRRLSWGSTAVQLFILTVVTFGLLAPLACHRLLHSYFYLRHWHLNQMSQEFLQQSLKEGEAALHYFEELPSANGSVPIVWQATPRPWLVITIITVDRQPGFHYVLQVVSQFHRLLQQCGPQCEGHQLFLCNVERSVSHFDAKLLSKYVPVANRYEGTEDDYGDDPSTNSFEKEKQDYVYCLESSLQTYNPDYVLMVEDDAVPEEQIFPVLEHLLRARFSEPHLRDALYLKLYHPERLQHYINPEPMRILEWVGVGMLLGPLLTWIYMRFASRPGFSWPVMLFFSLYSMGLVELVGRHYFLELRRLSPSLYNVVPASQCCTPAMLFPAPAARRTLTYLSQVYCHKGFGKDMALYSLLRAKGERAYVVEPNLVKHIGLFSSLRYNFHPSLL; encoded by the coding sequence ATGAGCACTTCAAGCTCTCCAGCTGCCATGCTCCTCCGGAGGCTGAGGCGGCTCTCCTGGGGCAGCACTGCTGTCCAGCTCTTCATCTTAACGGTGGTGACCTTTGGTCTGCTGGCCCCCCTGGCCTGTCACCGGCTTCTGCATTCTTACTTCTACCTGCGCCACTGGCATCTGAACCAAATGAGCCAAGAGTTCCTGCAGCAAAGCTTGAAAGAGGGTGAAGCTGCCCTCCACTACTTTGAGGAGCTGCCCTCTGCCAATGGCTCGGTGCCCATTGTCTGGCAGGCCACTCCCCGCCCCTGGCtggtcatcaccatcatcactgtgGACAGGCAACCTGGCTTCCACTACGTCCTGCAGGTGGTGTCCCAGTTCCACCGGCTCCTTCAACAATGCGGCCCCCAGTGTGAGGGGCACCAACTCTTCCTGTGCAACGTGGAGCGGAGTGTGAGCCATTTCGATGCCAAGCTGCTGTCCAAGTACGTCCCTGTGGCCAACCGCTATGAGGGCACTGAAGATGACTACGGCGACGACCCTTCGACCAACTCGTTTGAGAAAGAGAAGCAGGACTACGTCTATTGCCTGGAATCCTCCCTGCAGACCTACAACCCAGACTACGTCCTGATGGTGGAAGACGACGCCGTTCCAGAAGAGCAGATCTTCCCAGTCTTGGAGCACCTTCTGCGGGCTCGTTTCTCCGAGCCGCACCTCAGAGATGCCCTTTATCTAAAGCTCTATCACCCCGAGAGGCTCCAGCACTACATCAACCCAGAGCCCATGAGGATCCTGGAGTGGGTCGGTGTCGGCATGTTGCTGGGGCCCTTACTAACCTGGATATACATGCGGTTTGCCAGCCGGCCGGGGTTTAGCTGGCCCGTCATGCTCTTCTTCTCCCTGTATAGCATGGGGCTGGTGGAGCTGGTGGGCCGGCACTATTTCCTGGAGCTGCGGCGGCTGAGTCCTTCCCTGTACAATGTGGTCCCTGCTTCACAGTGTTGCACCCCGGCCATGCTCTTCCCTGCCCCGGCGGCCCGGCGGACCCTCACCTACCTGTCCCAGGTGTACTGCCACAAGGGCTTCGGCAAGGACATGGCACTGTACTCACTGTTGAGGGCCAAGGGGGAGCGGGCCTATGTGGTGGAGCCCAATCTCGTGAAACACATCGGGCTCTTCTCCAGCCTTCGGTACAACTTTCACCCAAGTCTGCTCTAG